CGCCGAGCCTGAACGGCCGGAACCCTAGCCGGTCGAAGATGAAGAACAGGTTGGCAACCGAGTTGATGATGTCGAAATCGACGTTGCCACTATCCGGCACGTAAACAAGGTCACCCGGCTTCATGGTGATGTTTTGCGCGGGATCCTTACCGGCTTCAAAGTCCACCAAGTTGGCTTCGATGACCAAAAAGTCCTTCGGTCTTCCCGGGATGGGCCGGAACACCTGGACTTTGGAAAGCCGCGACCGGCGCTCAATTTTGCCGGCGGTCGCGATCACTTCGGACAGCTTCATCTGGTCGCGGTAACCAACTGGCCCTTCGGTGCGAACCCGTCCCGCTACGATGATCCGGCTATCCGTCTCTTCGGGAACTTGGAGCAGGTCGCCATCTTCAATCGGGTAGTTCTGGCTGGAGTCGCCACTGAGGAGGGCCCTTAGGTCGATGGGGATGCGTTCGCCGCTCGACTTTTTCACCAAATAGGCTTTGCTGAGGTCGGCCCGGCCGTCGGTGCTGGTTCCCCCCGCGGCGCTGAGCAAATCGAGGAGCCGGTCATTGGGCCGGATATCGTAAACCCCTGGCCGGCCGACAAATCCGTTGACCGAAGCCCGCATCCGCCGGAACTCGCGAATGGTGACCGAAACGATCGGGTCTTTCAATTGGAGGCGGTCGGCATAAGCGGCCGTCAAGTCAGCCTCCAGCTCCTTGATCGTTTTTCCGGCCGCCTTCACGGTGCCGATGAACGGGGCAGAAATATTGCCGTCGGGGCCGATGGGGAGCACCGCGGCCACTTCCGGAACGCGGTAAATCTGGATCGAAAGGACATCTTCGGGTTTAAGCCGATAGGTCTCGCCCGCCGTCTGCGCAAATGCCGAGCCCGAGAAAAGGGCCAGCAGGCACAGGGCGGCACGGCCCCACCGTTTCCAAGTTGCGCAATCCACCGACATCTCCAAAATCCTGGTCAGTATAGCTCAATTATCCGTCGCTGGCCAGCTTTCTGCACCCCTCTATGACCAAAGTGAACTCGCCCTTTGCCGGAACGTCGCTTTCTGCCGGGAGGGCCGGCAAGGTGTTGCGGTAAACCTGCTCGTTCAATTTCGATAGTTCGCGGGCCACAACATAACGCCTTGAGCCCAAAACGCTGCCCGCCAAGGCTAAAGTTTTTTCAAACCGGTGGGGGCTCTCGAACAAAACCAGGGTCAGGGCGGAATCGGCGAACGGCTCCAAAATTTTTGCTGCGGGTCCCGGTTTGCGCGGCAGGAACCCCAAGAAGGCAAACCTTTGAGCAAAAAAACCGCTGACGCTGAGGGCGGTGGCCACCGCACTCGGGCCGGGGATCGGCGTGACCGTCAGGCCCAATTCCAAGCAAAGATCCACCAATTGGGTTCCGGGGTCGCTGATCGTCGGAGTCCCGGCATCGCTCAATAATGCGATGCTGGCCCCTTCTGCCACTTGTCGGCAAAATCCCTCGATTTTTGCCGGGGACGTGTGTTCGTTCAGCGTCCCCATCGGGCATTTGAACCCAAAATGGGCGAGCAGTTTGCCGGTTACCCGGGTGTCTTCGGCCAAGACCAAATCCACCGATGACAGGGTTTCCTTGGCCCTT
Above is a genomic segment from Armatimonadota bacterium containing:
- a CDS encoding polysaccharide export protein gives rise to the protein MSVDCATWKRWGRAALCLLALFSGSAFAQTAGETYRLKPEDVLSIQIYRVPEVAAVLPIGPDGNISAPFIGTVKAAGKTIKELEADLTAAYADRLQLKDPIVSVTIREFRRMRASVNGFVGRPGVYDIRPNDRLLDLLSAAGGTSTDGRADLSKAYLVKKSSGERIPIDLRALLSGDSSQNYPIEDGDLLQVPEETDSRIIVAGRVRTEGPVGYRDQMKLSEVIATAGKIERRSRLSKVQVFRPIPGRPKDFLVIEANLVDFEAGKDPAQNITMKPGDLVYVPDSGNVDFDIINSVANLFFIFDRLGFRPFRLGGGN
- the rsmI gene encoding 16S rRNA (cytidine(1402)-2'-O)-methyltransferase, translating into MGPGRLFVVAGPIGNLADLSPRAKETLSSVDLVLAEDTRVTGKLLAHFGFKCPMGTLNEHTSPAKIEGFCRQVAEGASIALLSDAGTPTISDPGTQLVDLCLELGLTVTPIPGPSAVATALSVSGFFAQRFAFLGFLPRKPGPAAKILEPFADSALTLVLFESPHRFEKTLALAGSVLGSRRYVVARELSKLNEQVYRNTLPALPAESDVPAKGEFTLVIEGCRKLASDG